DNA from Blastocatellia bacterium:
CCGCCCGGCCCGGATGAGCGGACAAAATCCATCTGCAGTTCGCGCTCGTTAATGGTGATGGATCGTGTCACAGCAATCATGATCTCAATCTGCCGCCGAGAGCGCGGCCAGTTTGCGATGATCCCACGAGATGACGCGCTCTACGTCAATCCGAACGACGACCCGCTTGCGGCCCATCTGTTCGATCACCGGACGCACAGCTTCGCCGGATTGACCGTAGTACCGCTCAAAGACACTTTCACCGACCTTGATGACGATGGCTTGGTCTTCCAGGATTGTTCCTCGGCCGATCAGCATGGCGCCGCGCAGTTGCTCATAGGTTTCGCCTTCTTCGACAAGACAGGTTATGCGATTGTCGCGTTGCAGATTGCGGATTTTTTGTGATTTTTTGTATGTCCAAAATGCTGGGGCGCCGTCCAGAAATCCATACCACATGGCGACCAGATGCGGCTGGCCGTCTTTGCCAATGGTGGCCACGCTCATCGTATGTCGTCCTTGCAAGAACGCAGCCACTTCATCGTCGGTCATACGAATTTGCTTGCGCACAGACATAGCCGTTGTTCCGTCTCATCGTCTCATGGCTTTGGCACGACTTCAATCTCGAAGACCTTGGGCCAGAGTTTGCCGGTCACGAACAGCCGGTCTTTCTCAGCGTCATAAGCAATGCCGTTGAGAATATCTGCGCCCTGGCTGATCTCCTCAGGCGTCAACAACCCAGACAGATCAATCCAACTGAGCACCTGACCCGTTTCCGGCGAAATCCGCGCAATCCGGTCCGGTGGAAAGCCCGACCCATACCAGAGGTTGGCGTAGATCTCGCCCTTGATGTACTCCAGTTCGTTCAGGGTGGGAACCGGTTTGTCTCCCTCGCGGACTTGAAGCCGGCCAATGCGCTGGAAAGTCTCAGGATGGAGAAAATAAAGAACCGAACTTCCATCGCTCATGATGAGGCGTCGCCCGTCGTGTGTGATGCCCCATCCTTCCGTCGTGTAGGAGAACTCGCGGAGTTGGGTGAACGTCTCCTTGTCATAGACGAATCCCACGCGGTTGAGCCAGGTTAATTGAATCAACTGATTCCGCCAGAGCGTGAGCCCTTCGCCGAAGTACTGATCGGCAAGCTGCCGGATTTGCAGCACCCGTCCCGTCTCAACTTCCACCTTGCGCAACGACGAGCGGCCGTTCAAGCCGGTGCTCTCGTAGAAAAAACCGCTATCGTAAATCAGCCCTTGCGTGAACGCCTGCTTGTCGTGTGGATACGTGTTGATGATCTTGTATCCATAAACCGGTGGCTGCGCCACACGAGCGGCGACCTCCGTCGGTTGATTGAACCAGTTGGTGAAAAACAGCGCCCCGACCACGACAGCCACCTGGCCAACAAGCATCACCAGCATTCGATTCATATCCCTCATCCTCGTCGTGATGTTCCAGGCCAAAGGACAGCTCGACAACTTGCCGGCTGCCTCTGGCCTGACGTCCGAGTCTTTCACCCGACAGCCTTCTTGGAGAAGTACCAATCGGTCACTTTGTACTCAGGATTGTTGACCCGCGCTTCGGCATCTTGCATCGTGACCGGGGGCGGCACAATGACCTCTTGCCCCGGTGTCCAGTTGGCCGGACAAGCGACACCGTATTTGTCAACCGTTTGCAGCGCATCCACCACGCGGGTGATTTCATCGAAGTTGCGCCCTACGTTGAGCGGATAGTAAATCATCGCCCGCAAGGTACGCTTCGGATCAATGAAGAACACGCAGCGAACGGTCGCCGTTACGGCGCTCGGCTCATGGACCATGCCATACAACCGCGACACTTTCTGATCCAGGTCAGCAATCACCGGAAATTGAATCTTCACGTTGAAGTGTTGTTCGATGTTACGCACCCACGCGATATGACTGTAGACGCTGTCTATCGAACAGCCCAATAGGGCGACATTCTTGGCTCGCAGATCGTCATATCGCTTGGCAAACTCAACAAACTCGGTGGTACAAACCGGCGTGAAATCCGCCGGGTGCGAGAACAAGATCACCCACTTATCCTTTTCCCATTCTGACAGCCGAATCGGTCCGTGCGTGGTGGTGGCTTCAAAATCAGGCGCCGGACCGTTCAGCTCCAATCGTGGTCGTTCTGTTGTTTGGTCACTCATATATCCCTCCTAATGGTCTGACTTGCTCGGTTCATACATCACACAGCAGCGACCAGCCAATGAGACTTGAACTGGCCTCTACAGTGTGGTCCTCTCGTTCTTGAGGTCCTCAAGCTTAGCATTAAAGCGCACCGCAAACAAACCCTGGGTTGGACTGGACGGTACGGCCAATCCCGTGGCGTTGCCACCGGCTATTGAATTCGTCCCCTTCGGTGACTCCTTCTACCAAGGCTTTATCAATCCTCGTGGTGTCCAGACAAACATGGGCGATTCTCCTGTTGTCCTGAGAGAATGTGAGCGAGTAGAATCAAGCCGGTGCTAAGTCCATGAGCAAACCGTATGATCAATCATTCAAACTGTTGGCGGAGCGCTACGGGCGGGAATTGCTCTTGTGGCTTGGCAAGATTGCTCCTGAAGACCGCGTGCTCCCATTGGAACGCGAAGTGGGGCTACCTGCCTTGTTTGTGGACCAGCTCTACGAAGTTCAGCACGACGTACAACGCTTCTTAGTCCACTTGGAATCGCAGACTCGCTACAAGGGTGATGCGCCGGAGCGGATGCTGTGGTACGCCGTGCCGCTGTATGAGAAATACAGGCTGCCAGTCCACAGTGTGCTGTTGGTATTAACGCCGCACGACGCACCAGAAACCATCCCCGACCATTTTCAGTTGGTGGCCGGTGGGTTGCGGCTGGAGGTTCGCTTCACAACGGCGAAGTTATGGCAGATGGATTACCGCGAAGTGCTTGCACGCGGTTGGACAGGGTTACTGGCCCTGGTGCCACTGATGAACGTGGCCATCGAGGAAGCGCCGGAGGTCTTACGGCAGTGCCTGGCGCAGGCGGCGCAGGTAGCGGATGAAAACATTCCGGCGCGAGTTATTCACCCGTCTGATTGTGCTGGGTGGCTTGCGATTCTCTTGGGAGCAATTATTGATTGGGAGGGAAGGTATGTTTATTCCACCGGAAAAATTACGGGATTCCAGCATCGTTCAAATGTGGATTGAAGAAGGCATGCAACAAGGCATGATCCAAGGGCTACGAAACGCGCTACTGGCCCACATTCGTGAGCGATTTTCGGACGTCCCGGCGGCAGTCGAAACCCGCATACGCCAGATCAATGATGTAGAGCGACTCAATCAGCTTCTGCTCGATGTTGATGAGTTCTCGGATGCCGAGGAACTGGAGCGCCAGTTGAATTGAGCTATGAAGAGCGCCTCCGGGAGTTTGGGAATCGCTCACGAGCCAAGCTCGCCACGAACAATGGAACAATTCTTTCGCGTGGTTGGCGTGTTTCGTGTTTTTTCGGAGAGGAAGGACTTTGTGTGAGTCCTTGAAATCTGTGGCTATCTTCAGACCGGTGGAATCTGTGGTTATTTCGAGCTATTTTTGGCCTGCGCAATCTAGGGCGATTTCTCGAAGAAGAACATGACAGCATTGGTCACGCTCGATCAAATCAAAACGGCAGCGCACGCCATCAAGCCGTACGTCTACGAGACGCCGCTGGTGCCGGCGCAAGAGCTCTCCCACCGCTGTGGCGGACGCGCCTTTCTCAAAGCAGAAAACCTGCAACTCACCGGCTCATTCAAGATTCGCGCGGCGATCAATTCCATATTGAATTTGCCGTCCAGGGAGATCAACGGCGTCATCGCGTCTTCATCAGGCAACTTCGCGCAGGCATTGGCCTACGCCGGCGCACAACACGGCATTCGCGTCACGATCGTCATGGAGCAACGCAGTTCGCCACTCAAAGTGAGTCAGACGCGGCAGTATGGCGCAGAGGTCGTCTTCTGTGAAAACAATTTCCTCAGCCGCGATCAGACCGTCGAGCGGCTAAAACACGAGCGGGGATTGGTCATGCTGCACCCTTACAACTTGCCGGCAGTCATTGCCGGCAATGGCTCGTGCGGCTTGGAAATCTTCACGCAATGTCCCGATGTGGATATGGTGCTTGTTCCGGTCAGCGGCGGTGGATTGATTTCGGGCATCGCGACGGCGCTGAAACACCTTCGCCCTTCTATCAACATCATCGGCGTACAAGCCGAAACATCAAACGCCGCTTACTTGTCTTTCCATCGTGGCCAAATTGTCACGCTGGAAGCGCCAACGACGATTGCCGACGGATTGCGTGCCAGCCCGAAAGAGATCACGTTTGCGCATATTCAAAAATATGTTGATGACTTCGTGCTTGTTTCCGATGATGAGATTCGACGCGCAGTCATCTTTTTGCTCGAACACAATAAGCTGTTGGTCGAACCTTCGGGGGCCGTTGGTGTAGCGGCGCTGCTGGCCGGCAAGCTGCCTGTCGAGGGTAAGACGGTGGTGTCTGTTCTCAGTGGCGGCAACATCTCGCTTGATGCCCTGCAAGCCCTCCGCGCGGAGATTGAAGCCGGCGCATGACGCCAAGCAAAATTCTATAACGAATGTCGCCACTGGCGGCGTTTTTGGTTTGGGCATTGCGTCTCTCTGATGACCAGCGCCAGCAAACCCACCCAGGTCTTTCAGCGCCAACTTCGTGCCGATTGTAGACTGCCGATTGCCCGCTGACAAAACTCAGAGCAACAAGCGCCCAAGGGCAATGGAGATGGCGTTTTCAAAGGCAAATGGTATCACTTGTCCTCGGCTGCCGCTCTCGGTTAGAGTGTGTTTCATGATGTCTGGCACACCAAGGTCTGGAGTGAGGGCCGTTCGTGGTAGGTTTCTGCACGGCGAGCTGCAGAGGGACGTGGCGCTGGCCATGCCCTTCCCAATGCCCAGGCTGCTGACGCACTCCTCATCTTGGTGCACTTCTCATAGAGGAGGATTTGTGGTGACCAGAAGACGTGGGTCGCGAGCCAGACAACGGAGGCTGCTTTGGAACTTGCGTTAAGCACGTTCTTGTGGATTGTGTTGGTCGGCATCGCAACCGGCGTGATGTCTGCCTTGCTCGGCGTGGGCGGCGGATTCTTCCTTGTGCCGCTGCTGGTCATTCTTTTCAAAATACCGATTCATTATGCGATTGGCGCCAGTTTGATTACCATCATTGCCACGTCGTGCGCTGTGTCAGCCTACAACATCAAACACCGGTTAGCCAACGTGCGTCTGGGCATCATGCTGGAATTGACGGCGACCTTTGGCGCGATTGCCGGCAGTCTGCTGGCCGGACGGCTCAGCCATCGAACATTGACGATCGTGTTCGCCGGCTTGATGGTCACGATCGCCATGTTAATGGTGCGCAAACTGCGCAGCGGCGAGAGCTCGATTGTGCCGATCAAGGACCCTGGCCCGCTGGGCGCATCTTATTACGACGAGGCCATCGGCTTTCGCGTCACCTATCGCGTCCAGCGGTTGCCGACAATGATGGTGGTCTTCTTTCTGGCAGGAAATCTATCGGGGCTACTAGGTATCGGCGGCGCGCTGATCAAAGTGCCGACGTTGAACTTGATCTGCAAAATCCCGACACGCGCAGCCGTCGCTACAGCCAATTTCACCGTTGGATTAACGGCGGTTGCTGCTGCGTTACTGTACCATGATCGTGGCGACATCCCTCCGTTGCTGGCGGCGGCGACGATTCTTGGCGCATTATCGGGTTCGACCCTGGGCACACGCTTAGCGGCCAAAGTACAAAGTCGGTGGATCAGCGCGGTCTTTACCATCTTGACGCTAGGGCTGGCCGTCCAGATGGTGTGGCATGTCCTATGACGGGAGAAGCGAATAACCTATGAGGCGAGCAGCAAGTTTTATTCTATTTTGGGGCGCTATCATTTCTGGGGTGCTGATCATGGGTGGCGCAGCATTGCACTTCATACGCGGCGCGCCGGCCATGACGGCCCGACAGGCGCCAATTAACGTCTGGCATGAACTGCCCTCAGGCAACGCGGAAGCGATCATCGAACTTGGCATCATGACGCTCCTCTTGACTCCGTTGATGTCGCTGTTTGTCATCGGCTTTCAACTGCTCCGTCTGCGTGACTGGGGCATTGGCAGTGTTGCAATGGCGATCCTGCTGATTGTGTTGGGCAGTTACTTGCTGCACTAATGCGAGTATGTTTACAGCGGTGACTGAGGCATCACACGCAGGCACGATCACACACAAATGCCTCGCACAAAGACACAGAGACACCAAGATTTCTTTGTGCTCTTTGTGTCTTTGTGTGAGTCAACAAAACATTTCAACGATTGAAAATTTTGCCGGCGCCACCGGCTCAACCCAGTACCAACGCCTACCACTCTTGCCGTTAAGAGAGCGCTGATGTTAGAGTACCGCTTACCTTTTTCATCTCGGATCAAAAGAGGACGACAATATGCAAGCTGTGATCTTGGCCGGAGGCAAAGGGACACGCTTACGTCCGCTGACCCTTCACACTCCAAAACCGATTGTGCCTGTGGTCAACCGACCGTTTCTGCTTTACCAGATGGACCTGCTCAAGCCGGCGGGCATCCGGTCGGTCATCCTCTGCCTCTCCTATCAGCCGCGAAAAATTGAGGAGCTGCTAGGCGACGGCAGCGAATTCGGCATGCACATTAGTTATCTGGTGGAAGCATTACCGCTCGGAACCGCCGGCGCGTTGAAGAATGCGCAGCAGCAGCTTGAGGGCACAACGGTCGTGTTCAACGGCGATATTCTGACCGATGTAGACATCGCTGACGTCATTAAACAACATCGCACGACCGGCGCCGCCGCGACCATCGTTGTCACGCCCATAGATAACCCGATTGGTCTGGGCGTAGTTGAAATGGCTGACGACCGACGCGTCACTCGCTTCGTGGAAAAACCGCAGCGCCAAGAGGTTCATAGCAATTTGATCAATGCTGGCATCTACGTGCTTCAGCCGTCGGTCCTCAAGCTGATCCCGGAACATCGCTCGTTTTCCTTTGAATACGATTTCTTTCCCAGTCTGCTGGAAGCCGGTGAACCGTTTTATGCATATCGGCATGATGGTTATTGGCTGGACATCGGCACACCGGAAGGCTATCGCAGGGGGAACTTGGACGTGTTGAATCAACGGCTCTCTACCTACGAAGTACAGTTTCCTCCAGCCGGAGAGAAGTTCGATCCAACATGCTCCGTTGAAAATTCCTATGTTGATCCCTCCTGTGTGATCAAACCACAAGCCCAGATCATCAACTCGATCATTGGCGCCAATTGTTTTATCGAGGAGAAAGCGCGGATTGAAAACTCTGTCATCTGGGCGGCCTCACGCATCGGCGCAGAGGCGCAGCTTCGCGGCTCCGTGGTTGGC
Protein-coding regions in this window:
- a CDS encoding sulfite exporter TauE/SafE family protein, with translation MELALSTFLWIVLVGIATGVMSALLGVGGGFFLVPLLVILFKIPIHYAIGASLITIIATSCAVSAYNIKHRLANVRLGIMLELTATFGAIAGSLLAGRLSHRTLTIVFAGLMVTIAMLMVRKLRSGESSIVPIKDPGPLGASYYDEAIGFRVTYRVQRLPTMMVVFFLAGNLSGLLGIGGALIKVPTLNLICKIPTRAAVATANFTVGLTAVAAALLYHDRGDIPPLLAAATILGALSGSTLGTRLAAKVQSRWISAVFTILTLGLAVQMVWHVL
- a CDS encoding DUF1634 domain-containing protein, which encodes MRRAASFILFWGAIISGVLIMGGAALHFIRGAPAMTARQAPINVWHELPSGNAEAIIELGIMTLLLTPLMSLFVIGFQLLRLRDWGIGSVAMAILLIVLGSYLLH
- a CDS encoding peroxiredoxin, with the translated sequence MSDQTTERPRLELNGPAPDFEATTTHGPIRLSEWEKDKWVILFSHPADFTPVCTTEFVEFAKRYDDLRAKNVALLGCSIDSVYSHIAWVRNIEQHFNVKIQFPVIADLDQKVSRLYGMVHEPSAVTATVRCVFFIDPKRTLRAMIYYPLNVGRNFDEITRVVDALQTVDKYGVACPANWTPGQEVIVPPPVTMQDAEARVNNPEYKVTDWYFSKKAVG
- a CDS encoding TIGR03618 family F420-dependent PPOX class oxidoreductase, giving the protein MSVRKQIRMTDDEVAAFLQGRHTMSVATIGKDGQPHLVAMWYGFLDGAPAFWTYKKSQKIRNLQRDNRITCLVEEGETYEQLRGAMLIGRGTILEDQAIVIKVGESVFERYYGQSGEAVRPVIEQMGRKRVVVRIDVERVISWDHRKLAALSAAD
- a CDS encoding NDP-sugar synthase codes for the protein MQAVILAGGKGTRLRPLTLHTPKPIVPVVNRPFLLYQMDLLKPAGIRSVILCLSYQPRKIEELLGDGSEFGMHISYLVEALPLGTAGALKNAQQQLEGTTVVFNGDILTDVDIADVIKQHRTTGAAATIVVTPIDNPIGLGVVEMADDRRVTRFVEKPQRQEVHSNLINAGIYVLQPSVLKLIPEHRSFSFEYDFFPSLLEAGEPFYAYRHDGYWLDIGTPEGYRRGNLDVLNQRLSTYEVQFPPAGEKFDPTCSVENSYVDPSCVIKPQAQIINSIIGANCFIEEKARIENSVIWAASRIGAEAQLRGSVVGKGCHIGQLAVIDGAVLGDKSAVTDYSQLEQRR
- a CDS encoding threonine/serine dehydratase, whose amino-acid sequence is MTALVTLDQIKTAAHAIKPYVYETPLVPAQELSHRCGGRAFLKAENLQLTGSFKIRAAINSILNLPSREINGVIASSSGNFAQALAYAGAQHGIRVTIVMEQRSSPLKVSQTRQYGAEVVFCENNFLSRDQTVERLKHERGLVMLHPYNLPAVIAGNGSCGLEIFTQCPDVDMVLVPVSGGGLISGIATALKHLRPSINIIGVQAETSNAAYLSFHRGQIVTLEAPTTIADGLRASPKEITFAHIQKYVDDFVLVSDDEIRRAVIFLLEHNKLLVEPSGAVGVAALLAGKLPVEGKTVVSVLSGGNISLDALQALRAEIEAGA
- a CDS encoding DUF4351 domain-containing protein; the protein is MWIEEGMQQGMIQGLRNALLAHIRERFSDVPAAVETRIRQINDVERLNQLLLDVDEFSDAEELERQLN
- a CDS encoding glutaminyl-peptide cyclotransferase, which gives rise to MNRMLVMLVGQVAVVVGALFFTNWFNQPTEVAARVAQPPVYGYKIINTYPHDKQAFTQGLIYDSGFFYESTGLNGRSSLRKVEVETGRVLQIRQLADQYFGEGLTLWRNQLIQLTWLNRVGFVYDKETFTQLREFSYTTEGWGITHDGRRLIMSDGSSVLYFLHPETFQRIGRLQVREGDKPVPTLNELEYIKGEIYANLWYGSGFPPDRIARISPETGQVLSWIDLSGLLTPEEISQGADILNGIAYDAEKDRLFVTGKLWPKVFEIEVVPKP